Proteins co-encoded in one Halorussus salinus genomic window:
- a CDS encoding AAA family ATPase: MNAKGSAAVELTVQGAEKRDAGRGIARIPESARSALGVLSGDTVVIEGERETVVKVWPAGTDVQRGIVQVDGETRANAGISIGDTVTVRQISVADAEAVTLAPTAKFDEEDRETLETALKRTLRDRPVKEGERVRIERLGDAGTFTVAGTDPDGVVRVTDETDVAVTVSGGSGSGASVGSVGGPGTSAGSGEESESVSIPVGGDDDGSPQRPTGATYEDIGGLEEELERVREMVELPLSNPALFRRLGIDPPKGVLLYGPPGTGKTMIAKAVANEVDAHFVTVSGPEIMSKYKGESEERLREVFEQARENAPTIVFFDEIDAIAGERDEDSDVENRVVAQLLSMMDGLESRGEVVVIGATNRVDAIDPALRRGGRFDREIEIGVPGEAGRREILDVHTRGMPLAEDVDLDRLAAGTHGFVGADLHTLSTEAAMAALRRARDDGADEEELMNVEVTRADFETAMASVDPSAMREFVAESPEIDFSAVGDLDEAKQTLTEAVEWPLAYRNLFEQTATEPPTGILLHGPPGTGKTLLARALAGESGVNFIHVDGPELLDRYVGESEKAVREIFDRARQASPAIVFFDEIDAIAGERGGGMGGGAEVSERVVSQLLTEMDGLAENPNMVVLAATNRRDALDRALLRPGRLEEHIEVPAPDEEGRRAILAVHADDKPLGDDVDLDELAAELEGYSGADLEAVVRDASMRAIREAADAWGVEQADENADEIAIGKKHFDAAVEKVRPSID, translated from the coding sequence GGGCCAACGCCGGAATCAGCATCGGCGACACCGTGACCGTCCGCCAGATTTCGGTCGCGGACGCCGAGGCCGTGACGCTCGCGCCGACCGCGAAATTCGACGAGGAGGACCGCGAGACCCTCGAAACCGCGCTCAAGCGGACGCTCCGGGACCGGCCGGTCAAGGAGGGCGAGCGCGTCCGCATCGAGCGCCTCGGCGACGCCGGGACGTTCACCGTCGCGGGAACCGACCCCGACGGCGTGGTCCGCGTGACCGACGAGACCGACGTAGCAGTGACGGTGTCCGGCGGTTCCGGGTCGGGAGCGAGCGTCGGGTCGGTCGGTGGCCCCGGAACGAGTGCGGGGAGTGGAGAGGAGTCAGAAAGCGTCTCGATTCCCGTCGGCGGCGACGACGACGGGAGTCCCCAGCGACCGACCGGCGCGACTTACGAGGACATCGGCGGTCTCGAAGAGGAACTCGAACGCGTCCGCGAGATGGTCGAGTTGCCCCTCTCGAACCCCGCGCTGTTCCGGCGCTTGGGCATCGACCCGCCGAAGGGCGTCCTGCTGTACGGCCCGCCCGGCACCGGGAAGACGATGATAGCGAAGGCGGTCGCCAACGAGGTGGACGCTCACTTCGTCACGGTCTCCGGTCCCGAAATCATGAGCAAGTACAAGGGCGAGAGCGAGGAGCGCCTGCGCGAGGTGTTCGAGCAGGCCCGCGAGAACGCCCCGACCATCGTGTTCTTCGACGAGATAGACGCCATCGCGGGCGAGCGCGACGAGGACAGCGACGTGGAGAACCGCGTCGTCGCCCAGTTGCTCTCGATGATGGACGGACTGGAGTCGCGCGGCGAGGTCGTCGTCATCGGCGCGACCAACCGCGTGGACGCCATCGACCCGGCGCTCCGGCGCGGCGGGCGCTTCGACCGCGAAATCGAAATCGGCGTGCCCGGCGAGGCTGGCCGCCGCGAGATTCTGGACGTTCACACCCGCGGGATGCCGCTGGCCGAGGACGTGGACCTCGACAGACTCGCGGCCGGGACCCACGGCTTCGTCGGCGCGGACCTCCACACGCTCTCGACGGAGGCCGCGATGGCCGCGCTCCGGCGGGCGCGCGACGACGGGGCCGACGAGGAGGAACTGATGAACGTCGAGGTCACTCGCGCGGACTTCGAGACGGCGATGGCCTCCGTGGACCCCTCGGCGATGCGGGAGTTCGTCGCCGAGTCGCCAGAAATCGACTTCTCCGCGGTCGGCGACTTGGACGAGGCCAAGCAGACGCTGACCGAGGCCGTCGAGTGGCCGCTGGCGTACCGCAACCTCTTCGAGCAGACCGCGACCGAACCGCCGACGGGCATCCTGCTACACGGGCCGCCCGGTACCGGCAAGACTCTGCTGGCGCGGGCCTTGGCGGGTGAGAGCGGCGTGAACTTCATCCACGTGGACGGGCCGGAACTGCTGGACCGCTACGTCGGCGAGTCCGAGAAGGCCGTCCGGGAGATCTTCGACCGGGCGCGGCAGGCCTCCCCGGCGATCGTGTTCTTCGACGAGATAGACGCCATCGCGGGCGAACGCGGCGGCGGGATGGGCGGCGGCGCGGAGGTCAGCGAGCGCGTCGTCTCCCAACTCCTGACCGAGATGGACGGACTGGCCGAGAACCCCAACATGGTCGTGCTGGCCGCGACGAACCGGCGCGACGCGCTCGACCGCGCGCTCCTGCGGCCCGGCCGACTGGAGGAACACATCGAGGTGCCCGCGCCCGACGAGGAGGGCCGCCGCGCCATCCTCGCGGTCCACGCCGACGACAAACCGCTCGGCGACGACGTTGACTTGGACGAACTGGCCGCCGAGTTGGAGGGCTACAGCGGCGCGGACTTGGAGGCGGTCGTCCGGGACGCCTCGATGCGGGCGATTCGGGAGGCCGCCGACGCGTGGGGCGTCGAGCAGGCCGACGAGAACGCCGACGAGATAGCCATCGGGAAGAAGCACTTCGACGCCGCCGTCGAGAAGGTCCGGCCCTCCATCGACTGA